One segment of Haloplanus natans DSM 17983 DNA contains the following:
- a CDS encoding M20 family metallopeptidase has translation MSDGGFDPVDFLDAGVRIDSHADVTEMREFLVDTLADHGADPIVDHAGNTLATKGSGKPHVVLNTHIDTVSPPVPYAREDGVIHGRGSCDAKGPLAAILSAFLSFDGDDGRLTLAVTPDEEVYSTGAAALDLSVLPDLSAPTADAYVVGEPTGLDVCTAAKGRFEGTIRLSGRNAHAAEPESGVNAVAAAEGALAAIRDFDADRDPHPDLGPATLTPTVVHGGEATNQVPADCAITVDRRSVPPETADGFAAALERAVDDATPDPVGVDFAPTERPTPFLEAFATDTEKPIVRHLSAAADRVTDGAAGAVRPFTAATEASYFAPAPTVVFGPGVLADDEGPVAHADREYVRVAEVERAATALSAALGSLLG, from the coding sequence GTGAGCGACGGAGGGTTCGATCCCGTCGACTTCCTCGACGCCGGCGTCCGCATCGACTCCCACGCGGACGTGACGGAGATGCGTGAGTTCCTGGTCGACACCCTCGCCGACCACGGCGCCGACCCCATCGTCGACCACGCGGGCAACACGCTCGCCACGAAAGGGTCGGGGAAGCCCCACGTCGTGCTCAACACCCACATCGACACGGTGTCCCCGCCGGTTCCCTACGCCCGCGAGGACGGCGTGATCCACGGCCGTGGCTCCTGCGACGCGAAGGGGCCGCTCGCGGCCATCCTGTCGGCGTTTCTCTCGTTCGACGGCGACGACGGCCGACTCACCCTCGCGGTCACGCCCGACGAGGAGGTGTACTCGACGGGCGCCGCGGCGCTCGACCTCTCGGTCCTCCCCGACCTCTCGGCACCGACCGCCGACGCCTACGTCGTCGGCGAGCCGACCGGACTCGACGTCTGTACCGCCGCGAAGGGTCGATTCGAGGGGACGATTCGCCTCTCGGGCCGGAACGCCCACGCGGCCGAACCCGAGTCGGGCGTCAACGCCGTCGCCGCCGCGGAGGGGGCGCTGGCGGCGATCCGGGATTTCGACGCGGACCGCGACCCCCATCCCGACCTCGGCCCGGCGACGCTGACGCCGACGGTCGTCCACGGCGGCGAGGCGACCAATCAGGTGCCCGCCGACTGTGCGATCACCGTAGACCGGCGGAGCGTCCCGCCGGAGACGGCCGATGGCTTCGCCGCCGCCCTCGAACGCGCCGTCGACGACGCCACGCCCGACCCCGTCGGCGTGGACTTTGCGCCGACCGAGCGCCCGACGCCCTTCCTCGAAGCGTTCGCGACGGACACGGAGAAGCCGATCGTCCGGCACCTGTCCGCCGCGGCCGACCGCGTCACCGACGGCGCGGCCGGCGCCGTCCGCCCCTTCACCGCCGCGACCGAGGCGTCCTACTTCGCGCCGGCGCCGACCGTCGTCTTCGGGCCGGGCGTCCTCGCCGACGACGAGGGTCCCGTCGCCCACGCCGACCGCGAGTACGTCCGCGTTGCGGAAGTGGAGCGCGCGGCGACGGCGCTCTCGGCGGCGCTCGGGTCGTTGCTGGGCTGA
- the dapF gene encoding diaminopimelate epimerase, producing the protein MTTVTAEKYHGTENDFLVLPASAPVVDRAAFARTHCDRETGVGGERTGADGVLFLDLDPTASPVRVTMTLVQPDGSTAAMCGNGARVTAVWAARETGAREVLIETPAGDRRAVVQSEGVTVEMGVPSFDPAEVPLSPDRDGPLIEESVAGLPVTAVNTGVPHAVAFVDDVDAVDLGTVAPPVRHAAVFPEGANVTLAARVEVGDEADIRDGAPGDPAAFSQRTFERGVEGETLACGTGAVAVVAAAKRTGRLDTEGPVRVSPPGGDLVIVVPSDAPATLTGPVEREFAIDLEVPQP; encoded by the coding sequence ATGACGACGGTCACGGCCGAGAAGTACCACGGCACCGAGAACGACTTCCTCGTCCTCCCGGCCAGTGCGCCGGTGGTCGACCGCGCGGCGTTCGCGCGCACTCACTGTGACCGCGAGACGGGTGTCGGTGGCGAGCGAACCGGCGCCGACGGCGTTCTCTTTCTGGACCTCGACCCCACGGCGTCGCCCGTCCGGGTGACGATGACGCTCGTCCAGCCCGACGGGTCGACCGCCGCCATGTGTGGCAACGGCGCCCGCGTCACCGCCGTCTGGGCCGCCCGTGAGACGGGCGCCCGCGAAGTCCTGATCGAGACGCCCGCGGGCGACCGCCGCGCCGTCGTCCAGAGCGAGGGCGTCACCGTCGAGATGGGGGTCCCGTCGTTCGATCCGGCCGAGGTGCCGCTCTCGCCCGACCGCGACGGCCCGCTGATCGAGGAGTCGGTCGCGGGCCTGCCCGTCACCGCCGTGAACACGGGCGTCCCTCACGCCGTCGCGTTCGTCGACGACGTGGACGCCGTGGATCTGGGGACCGTCGCACCGCCGGTCCGTCACGCCGCCGTCTTCCCCGAGGGGGCGAACGTCACGCTCGCCGCGCGGGTCGAGGTGGGCGACGAGGCCGACATCCGCGACGGTGCGCCCGGCGACCCGGCCGCCTTCAGCCAGCGCACCTTCGAGCGCGGCGTCGAGGGGGAGACGCTCGCCTGCGGGACGGGGGCGGTGGCGGTCGTCGCCGCCGCGAAGCGCACCGGCCGCCTCGACACAGAGGGACCAGTCCGGGTGTCGCCGCCCGGCGGTGACCTCGTCATCGTCGTCCCCTCGGACGCCCCGGCGACGCTCACCGGCCCTGTCGAACGCGAGTTCGCGATCGATCTGGAGGTCCCACAGCCGTGA
- the lysA gene encoding diaminopimelate decarboxylase has protein sequence MSGEAAGPTVRRLADWSAADLTDLADEYGTPLYVTDLDRVRENARRLRGAFPDAAVSYAVKAHTGRAVLETVRDAGLGAECASAGEVVRAIDAGYDAVQYTAVNPPAEDLDVVLDRWRAGTDLTVVAGARDTVSRLRERGFDGRLALRVNPGVGAGHHEKVTTGGHAKFGVPYDRAPELLAGARADFDVVGIHAHAGSGISGDDLAAHRELVARMGDLAREVGDLEFVDVGGGFGVPYREDEPPLDLDAVAAATREALGDVDARLAIEPGRYLVADAGVLLTRVNTVKAVGDGEGTVPVVAGVDAGMTTLLRPAMYDAYHAIRNLTDERPERPVTVAGPVCETADLFCEERSMPTPRRGDLLAIGNAGAYGYEMASTYNSRPRPAEVVCEASETPREASEERRSSGNRTQSGNGEAGGIGDGVRIARERETIGHVTDLEVDE, from the coding sequence ATGAGCGGCGAGGCGGCCGGCCCGACCGTGCGACGCCTCGCCGACTGGTCGGCCGCCGACCTCACCGATCTGGCCGACGAGTACGGCACCCCGCTCTACGTCACAGACCTCGACCGGGTGCGGGAGAACGCACGGCGCCTCCGCGGTGCGTTCCCCGACGCCGCGGTGAGCTACGCCGTCAAGGCCCACACCGGCCGGGCGGTGCTGGAAACCGTCCGTGACGCCGGTCTCGGCGCCGAATGTGCGTCCGCTGGCGAGGTGGTGCGCGCCATCGACGCCGGCTACGACGCGGTGCAGTACACCGCGGTCAACCCACCGGCCGAGGATCTCGATGTCGTCCTCGATCGCTGGCGGGCGGGGACGGACCTCACCGTCGTCGCCGGCGCCCGGGACACCGTTTCCCGCCTCCGCGAACGCGGCTTCGACGGCCGACTCGCCCTTCGCGTCAACCCCGGCGTCGGCGCCGGCCACCACGAGAAGGTGACGACCGGCGGCCACGCCAAGTTCGGCGTGCCCTACGACCGCGCCCCGGAACTCCTCGCGGGCGCCCGAGCCGACTTCGACGTGGTGGGCATCCACGCCCACGCCGGGAGCGGAATCTCCGGCGACGACCTGGCCGCCCACCGCGAACTCGTCGCCCGGATGGGTGATCTGGCGCGCGAGGTGGGTGACCTGGAGTTCGTCGACGTGGGCGGCGGCTTCGGTGTCCCGTATCGTGAGGACGAACCGCCCCTCGACCTCGACGCGGTGGCCGCGGCTACCCGCGAGGCACTCGGCGACGTGGACGCCCGACTCGCCATCGAACCCGGTCGCTACCTCGTCGCCGACGCGGGTGTCCTCCTGACGCGCGTGAACACTGTCAAGGCCGTCGGCGACGGCGAGGGGACCGTGCCAGTCGTCGCCGGCGTCGACGCCGGCATGACGACGCTCCTGCGTCCGGCCATGTACGACGCCTACCACGCCATCCGCAACCTGACCGACGAGCGACCCGAACGCCCGGTCACCGTCGCCGGCCCCGTCTGCGAGACGGCGGACCTGTTCTGCGAGGAGCGATCGATGCCCACGCCACGCCGGGGCGACTTGCTCGCCATCGGCAACGCCGGCGCCTACGGCTACGAGATGGCGAGCACCTACAACTCCCGGCCACGACCCGCCGAAGTCGTCTGCGAGGCGTCGGAGACGCCTCGCGAAGCCAGCGAGGAGCGACGCTCCTCGGGCAACCGGACGCAGTCCGGTAACGGCGAAGCCGGCGGAATCGGCGACGGCGTTCGGATCGCCCGCGAGCGCGAGACGATCGGACACGTCACCGATCTGGAGGTGGACGAATGA
- a CDS encoding 2,3,4,5-tetrahydropyridine-2,6-dicarboxylate N-succinyltransferase, giving the protein MTLESDVSDLWQRYDDDAVDAETATADDYDTLDAFLDALEAGEVRAAEKGRDGWEANEWVKRGILLNFGLRATEARSYGGVDYHDVLPLRETADLGERGTRNTPDGTTIRRGAYLGSDCIMMSPSFVNVGAYVGDGTLVDSCDTVGSCAQIGANVKLGANTLIGGVLEPVEDAPVIVEDGASLGAGCRVTSGFVVGENTVVGENTLLSPRIPVYDLVEEEVCYGHLPPERRAFTRMVESSIGDHDLFAGGAYKPAVVAMDIEADTRDATKREEALRE; this is encoded by the coding sequence ATGACACTGGAATCCGACGTATCCGATCTGTGGCAGCGCTACGACGACGACGCCGTCGACGCCGAGACGGCGACGGCCGACGACTACGACACGCTCGATGCCTTCCTCGACGCGCTAGAGGCGGGCGAGGTCCGCGCAGCCGAGAAGGGACGCGACGGCTGGGAGGCCAACGAGTGGGTAAAGCGGGGTATCCTGCTCAACTTCGGCCTCCGGGCCACCGAGGCTCGCTCCTACGGCGGCGTCGACTACCACGACGTGCTTCCCCTCCGTGAGACGGCCGACCTGGGCGAGCGCGGCACCCGCAACACGCCCGACGGCACGACCATCCGCCGGGGCGCCTATCTGGGCTCGGACTGCATCATGATGAGTCCCTCCTTCGTCAACGTGGGCGCGTACGTCGGCGACGGCACCCTCGTCGACTCCTGTGACACCGTCGGCTCCTGTGCCCAGATCGGCGCGAACGTCAAACTCGGTGCCAACACGCTCATCGGTGGCGTCCTCGAACCCGTCGAGGACGCGCCGGTGATCGTCGAGGACGGCGCCTCCCTCGGTGCTGGCTGTCGGGTGACGAGCGGGTTCGTCGTGGGCGAGAACACGGTCGTGGGCGAGAACACGCTGCTCTCGCCGCGCATCCCCGTCTACGACCTCGTCGAGGAGGAGGTCTGCTACGGCCACCTGCCCCCGGAGCGGCGGGCGTTCACCCGGATGGTGGAGTCCTCGATCGGCGACCACGACCTGTTCGCGGGCGGCGCGTACAAGCCCGCGGTCGTCGCCATGGACATCGAGGCCGACACGCGCGACGCGACGAAGCGGGAGGAGGCGCTGCGGGAATGA
- the dapB gene encoding 4-hydroxy-tetrahydrodipicolinate reductase, producing the protein MIEVAVTGAGGHMGREVIEAATDREGMAVVLAVNRTSVGAVAGHEVEDEAELPRLLDDRDPDVLVDFTLPDPSTRYVEACAEAGVAAVVGTTGFPESQLEVLADAAESVPVLRASNFARGVMALRRAIREAVGALPDYDAELTETHHNRKRDAPSGTALSILEDVDEIREEQRSSGSRTESDGSERVHGREGEQPREEGEVGVHARRAGDVTGEHELLLAGNHEVLTLTHRAESRGVFAAGALDAADWLVGRPAGEYDFEDTI; encoded by the coding sequence GTGATCGAGGTGGCCGTCACGGGCGCCGGCGGCCACATGGGCCGCGAGGTCATCGAGGCCGCCACCGACCGCGAGGGGATGGCGGTCGTCCTCGCGGTCAACCGCACGTCGGTCGGCGCCGTCGCGGGCCACGAGGTGGAAGACGAGGCGGAACTCCCCCGTCTGCTCGACGACCGCGACCCCGACGTGCTGGTCGATTTTACCCTCCCCGACCCCAGTACGCGGTACGTCGAGGCCTGTGCCGAGGCGGGCGTCGCCGCCGTCGTCGGCACGACGGGGTTTCCCGAGTCACAGTTGGAGGTGCTCGCCGACGCCGCCGAGTCGGTGCCCGTCCTCCGCGCGTCGAACTTCGCGCGTGGCGTGATGGCGCTCCGGCGGGCGATCCGCGAAGCCGTCGGGGCGCTCCCCGACTACGACGCCGAACTCACGGAGACACACCACAACCGCAAGCGGGACGCCCCCTCGGGGACGGCGCTCTCGATTCTGGAGGACGTCGACGAGATTCGCGAGGAGCAACGCTCCTCGGGGAGTCGGACGGAGTCCGACGGGAGCGAGCGAGTCCACGGCCGCGAGGGCGAACAGCCCCGCGAGGAGGGTGAGGTGGGCGTCCACGCCCGCCGCGCCGGCGACGTGACCGGCGAACACGAACTACTACTTGCAGGGAATCACGAGGTACTGACGCTTACGCATCGCGCGGAATCCCGGGGCGTCTTCGCCGCCGGGGCGCTCGATGCCGCCGACTGGCTCGTCGGCCGCCCGGCCGGCGAGTACGACTTCGAGGACACGATATGA
- the dapA gene encoding 4-hydroxy-tetrahydrodipicolinate synthase — protein MTLTEFRGVYPAMTTPFYEDGSIDFETLRADARRLVDGGVDGLVPVGSTGESATLSHDEHIEVVEAVVDAVGDEVPIIAGSGSNNTAEALSLSRRSAEAGADALLLISPYYNKPEPAGMYDHYRTIADEVDLPQIVYNVPGRTGRNIEVDTTVELASHPNILGYKAASGDLNRVSEVVERTRDEEFYVLAGDDGLILPTLSVGGTGTISVVANVEPARTVDLVHSALDGDYDTARERHHELGPLMRALFWETNPVPVNEAMAIRGYGPGHVRLPLTRLSEELRPDLEAVLADLDPLEAEA, from the coding sequence ATGACACTCACCGAGTTCCGCGGAGTCTACCCCGCCATGACCACGCCGTTTTACGAGGACGGCAGCATCGACTTCGAAACGCTTCGCGCCGACGCCCGACGACTCGTCGACGGCGGCGTCGACGGCCTCGTGCCCGTCGGCTCCACCGGCGAGAGCGCGACGCTCAGCCACGACGAACACATCGAGGTGGTGGAAGCCGTCGTCGACGCCGTCGGCGACGAGGTGCCCATCATCGCCGGGTCCGGATCGAACAACACCGCCGAAGCCCTCTCCCTTTCCCGTCGCTCCGCCGAGGCCGGCGCCGACGCCCTCCTCCTCATCTCGCCGTACTACAACAAGCCCGAACCGGCGGGGATGTACGACCACTACCGAACCATCGCCGACGAGGTGGACCTGCCCCAGATCGTCTACAACGTCCCCGGCCGGACGGGACGGAACATCGAGGTGGACACGACCGTCGAACTCGCCTCGCACCCGAACATCCTGGGCTACAAGGCCGCTAGCGGCGACCTGAACCGTGTGTCGGAAGTCGTCGAGCGCACCCGTGACGAGGAGTTCTACGTGCTCGCCGGCGACGACGGTCTCATCCTGCCGACGCTCTCCGTGGGCGGGACGGGCACCATCAGCGTCGTCGCCAACGTCGAACCCGCGCGGACGGTCGATCTGGTCCACTCGGCGCTCGACGGCGACTACGATACCGCCCGCGAGCGACACCACGAACTCGGCCCGCTGATGCGCGCCCTGTTCTGGGAGACCAACCCGGTTCCCGTCAACGAGGCGATGGCGATCCGCGGCTACGGCCCCGGTCACGTCCGCCTGCCACTTACGCGCCTCTCGGAGGAGCTTCGGCCGGACCTCGAAGCCGTCCTCGCCGACCTCGACCCGCTGGAGGCCGAAGCGTGA
- a CDS encoding transcription factor S translates to MKFCDECGSMMQTDDGVWVCTQCGHETPRDAATETEMVTTQAQEESEIIESGGGSSGLPTTSANCPECDNDEAYWYMQQIRAADESETRFFVCTECEHKWREDDH, encoded by the coding sequence ATGAAGTTCTGCGACGAATGTGGATCGATGATGCAGACGGACGACGGCGTGTGGGTCTGTACGCAGTGTGGACACGAGACGCCGCGTGACGCGGCGACGGAAACCGAGATGGTCACCACACAGGCCCAGGAGGAGTCGGAGATCATCGAGTCCGGGGGCGGCTCCAGCGGCCTGCCGACGACGAGTGCAAACTGTCCCGAGTGTGACAACGACGAGGCCTACTGGTATATGCAACAGATCCGCGCGGCCGACGAGTCCGAGACCCGGTTTTTCGTCTGTACCGAGTGCGAACACAAGTGGCGCGAAGACGACCACTGA
- a CDS encoding DUF5789 family protein, protein MSERVKLSRVESLFERLDYPVTRDDAAAEYVDVTVTFADGEANLGELVSEVGSDALHGPDELFAELQNVLPIESVGEPGQSDGDA, encoded by the coding sequence ATGAGCGAACGCGTAAAACTGAGTCGGGTCGAGTCCCTGTTCGAGCGACTCGACTACCCCGTCACCCGCGACGACGCGGCCGCCGAGTACGTCGACGTCACCGTCACCTTCGCCGACGGCGAGGCCAACCTCGGCGAACTCGTCTCCGAAGTCGGGAGCGACGCCCTCCACGGCCCGGACGAACTGTTCGCCGAACTCCAGAACGTCCTCCCGATCGAGTCCGTGGGCGAACCCGGGCAGTCCGACGGCGACGCGTAG
- a CDS encoding type IV pilin, with product MTRRRQPKTLAVGGRDRAVTSGVSTILMVALVVLLGTTLFVAFGTLADVVAEPPTAAFDHQKAENGPSDDVVTVTLAHGDSLRTDRLLLVASRPVDLGGSDTAPNPSYATVGEKLSEGDDQVGVGDTWDVGESIRFGANGDLEGVTIRLVWNPTEVDKDGAGGREPSELVGEDAHVLLRFTIR from the coding sequence ATGACCCGCCGACGCCAACCGAAGACGCTCGCGGTCGGCGGGAGGGACCGAGCCGTCACCTCGGGTGTGTCGACGATTCTGATGGTCGCACTGGTCGTTCTACTCGGAACGACACTGTTTGTCGCTTTCGGAACACTCGCCGATGTGGTCGCCGAACCGCCGACGGCCGCGTTCGATCATCAAAAAGCGGAGAACGGGCCCTCGGATGACGTGGTCACCGTCACCCTCGCTCACGGGGACTCCCTCCGTACCGACCGGCTGTTGCTCGTCGCGAGCAGGCCGGTCGACCTCGGAGGTTCCGACACCGCACCGAACCCCAGCTACGCAACCGTCGGCGAAAAGCTCAGTGAGGGTGACGATCAGGTCGGCGTCGGCGACACTTGGGACGTGGGCGAGTCGATCCGCTTCGGGGCGAACGGCGACTTGGAGGGGGTGACGATCCGTCTCGTCTGGAATCCGACGGAGGTGGATAAAGACGGGGCGGGTGGCCGGGAACCGAGCGAACTCGTCGGCGAAGACGCCCACGTCCTGCTGCGGTTTACCATTCGCTGA
- a CDS encoding enoyl-CoA hydratase/isomerase family protein encodes MSWNTVTLDVTDGVARLTVDRPDALNAMNSETLDEIGDAIAEAESEDARVLVLTGAGDDAFIAGADIDYMKEFSTPEALAYAERGQQVVRDILSYPGVTIAAINGYAFGGGCEFALACDLRVASERAVIGQTEIDLGIIPGWGGTQLLQRLVPDETARRLILFGERLDAQDAHERGLVGDLVAHDELYDYVDEMAAELAAKPRHALYAATESLNAFHEGGIESGLNVERRAWSGLFGTHDQREGMAAFVEKRDPDFE; translated from the coding sequence GTGTCTTGGAACACCGTTACGCTCGACGTTACCGACGGCGTCGCCCGACTCACGGTCGACCGTCCCGACGCGTTGAACGCCATGAACAGCGAGACGCTCGACGAAATCGGCGACGCCATCGCCGAGGCCGAGAGCGAGGATGCGCGCGTCCTGGTCCTGACGGGGGCGGGCGACGACGCGTTCATCGCCGGCGCCGACATCGACTACATGAAGGAGTTCTCGACGCCCGAGGCGCTCGCTTACGCCGAACGCGGCCAGCAGGTCGTCCGTGACATCCTCTCCTATCCCGGCGTCACCATCGCGGCCATCAACGGCTACGCCTTCGGCGGCGGCTGCGAGTTCGCGCTCGCCTGTGACCTCCGGGTGGCGAGCGAACGAGCCGTCATCGGTCAGACCGAAATCGACCTCGGTATCATCCCCGGCTGGGGCGGCACGCAGCTCCTCCAGCGACTCGTCCCCGACGAGACGGCACGCCGGCTGATCCTCTTCGGCGAGCGCCTCGACGCACAGGACGCCCACGAGCGGGGTCTCGTCGGCGACCTGGTCGCCCACGACGAACTCTACGACTACGTCGACGAGATGGCGGCCGAGCTGGCAGCGAAACCCCGACACGCCCTCTACGCCGCCACGGAGTCGCTCAACGCCTTCCACGAGGGTGGCATCGAATCGGGGCTGAACGTGGAGCGGCGAGCCTGGAGCGGCCTGTTCGGCACCCACGATCAGCGAGAGGGCATGGCGGCGTTCGTCGAGAAGCGCGACCCCGACTTCGAGTGA
- a CDS encoding HD domain-containing protein, translated as MSTIKDSVHDHIEVTGVAEELLDTPAMQRLRRVRQLGTVSLVYPSANHTRFEHSLGVYHLASEALDHLGVAGRTATRVRAAALLHDVGHPPFSHNVEELLHRHTGKYHDDVADLLASGRVGAVLRDHDIDPDDIAELVAGKGRYGQLVSGELDVDRMDYLVRDAHHTGVPYGTIDHGRLIRELAFVDGELVLAEGNVQTAESLLLARALMNPTVYQHHVARIGKAMLRRATERLLDEDEYDAATIRRWDDADLLVTLRRTDATVDFADRLSTRDLFKRAVWAELPDVPEALLDADHERIRALEADVAAAADLDADSVVVDVPPPPEIRESSSRVVVNGEIRRLDRQSPLVSALRVAGRNQWRFGVYAPAGAVDRVGRAAVRTLGLDVDGAPISEVRGGLDATLDEFG; from the coding sequence ATGTCGACGATCAAGGACAGCGTCCACGACCACATCGAGGTGACGGGCGTCGCCGAGGAGTTGCTCGACACGCCGGCGATGCAACGGCTCCGGCGGGTTCGCCAACTCGGAACCGTCTCGTTGGTGTATCCGTCGGCGAATCACACCCGCTTCGAGCACAGCCTCGGCGTCTACCACCTCGCGAGCGAGGCGCTCGATCACCTCGGCGTGGCCGGGCGGACGGCCACGCGGGTCCGCGCGGCCGCCCTCCTCCACGACGTGGGTCACCCTCCCTTCAGCCACAACGTCGAGGAACTCCTCCATCGCCACACGGGGAAGTACCACGACGACGTGGCCGACCTCCTCGCGAGCGGACGAGTGGGCGCCGTCCTCCGCGATCACGACATCGATCCGGACGATATCGCCGAACTCGTCGCCGGCAAGGGTCGGTACGGCCAACTCGTCTCCGGCGAACTCGACGTGGACCGCATGGACTACCTCGTGCGCGACGCTCACCACACTGGCGTTCCCTACGGCACCATCGACCACGGTCGGCTGATCCGGGAACTCGCCTTTGTCGACGGCGAACTCGTCCTCGCCGAAGGGAACGTCCAGACCGCCGAGAGCCTCCTGCTCGCACGCGCGCTGATGAACCCGACCGTCTACCAACACCACGTCGCCCGCATCGGCAAAGCGATGTTGCGCCGGGCCACGGAGCGCCTACTCGACGAGGACGAGTACGACGCCGCGACGATCCGCCGGTGGGACGACGCCGACCTGCTGGTGACGCTTCGACGCACCGACGCGACGGTCGACTTCGCCGATCGACTCTCGACGCGCGACCTGTTCAAGCGGGCTGTGTGGGCCGAACTCCCCGACGTGCCCGAAGCGTTGCTTGACGCCGACCACGAGCGCATCCGGGCCCTCGAAGCCGACGTGGCCGCGGCGGCCGACCTCGACGCCGACTCGGTCGTCGTCGACGTGCCGCCGCCGCCGGAGATCCGCGAATCGTCGTCGCGGGTGGTCGTCAACGGCGAAATCAGGCGCTTGGATCGGCAGTCACCGCTGGTGAGCGCGCTCCGGGTCGCCGGCCGCAACCAGTGGCGCTTCGGCGTCTACGCTCCCGCCGGCGCCGTCGACCGGGTCGGGCGCGCGGCCGTCCGGACCCTCGGTCTCGACGTGGACGGCGCCCCCATCTCGGAGGTTCGGGGCGGCCTCGACGCCACCCTCGACGAGTTCGGGTGA
- a CDS encoding amidohydrolase family protein: MEVEGTVLRGRTLGPIEGRVVVEDGHIVAVEEATTESDAIVCPAFVNAHTHLGDSIAKEAGAGLSLDDLVAPPDGLKHRLLRTASADETVAAMRRSLRFMERSGTAATVEFREGGVAGVDAVRRALDGLAIEAIVLGRETTAAMVAGDGFGASGARDDDFTAERAATREAGKPFGIHAGERDAADLTPALDLDPTFLVHVVHPEPGHLDRIEREGIPVVVCPRSNLVTGVGVPPIADLRDRTTVALGTDNVMLNSPSMFREMEFASKVGDLPADDVLRMATVNGAELVGLNCGVIEPGRAAKLLVLDGDSDNLSGARDPVRAVVRRAGVDDVTRVIL; the protein is encoded by the coding sequence ATGGAGGTCGAAGGTACCGTCCTTCGTGGCCGCACGCTCGGGCCGATCGAGGGACGTGTCGTCGTCGAGGACGGCCACATCGTCGCCGTCGAGGAGGCGACCACCGAGTCCGACGCCATCGTCTGTCCGGCCTTCGTCAACGCCCACACCCACCTCGGCGATTCCATCGCCAAGGAGGCCGGCGCCGGCCTCTCGCTCGACGACCTCGTCGCGCCGCCGGACGGCCTCAAACACCGACTCCTTCGTACCGCGTCGGCAGACGAGACGGTCGCGGCCATGCGCCGCTCGCTCCGATTCATGGAACGTTCGGGCACCGCGGCGACCGTCGAGTTCCGCGAGGGTGGCGTCGCGGGCGTCGACGCGGTTCGGCGGGCGCTCGACGGGCTAGCTATCGAGGCCATCGTCCTCGGACGGGAGACGACGGCGGCGATGGTGGCCGGGGACGGGTTCGGCGCCAGCGGCGCCCGCGACGACGACTTCACCGCCGAACGCGCCGCGACCCGCGAGGCGGGCAAGCCGTTCGGTATCCACGCTGGCGAGCGTGACGCCGCGGATCTGACCCCCGCCCTCGACCTCGATCCGACCTTCCTCGTCCACGTCGTCCACCCCGAACCCGGTCATCTCGACCGGATCGAACGAGAGGGGATCCCCGTCGTCGTCTGCCCGCGGTCGAACCTCGTCACCGGCGTCGGGGTGCCCCCCATCGCCGACCTGCGGGACCGGACGACGGTGGCGCTCGGCACCGACAACGTCATGCTCAACAGCCCGTCGATGTTCCGCGAGATGGAGTTCGCGTCGAAGGTGGGGGACCTACCGGCCGACGACGTGTTGCGGATGGCGACGGTCAACGGCGCCGAACTGGTGGGCCTGAACTGCGGGGTGATCGAACCCGGTCGAGCGGCGAAACTACTCGTCCTCGACGGCGACTCGGACAACCTCTCGGGGGCTCGGGACCCCGTTCGCGCCGTGGTTCGGCGGGCGGGTGTCGACGACGTGACACGCGTCATCCTGTAG
- a CDS encoding universal stress protein: MGTYDRILVPTDGSDGVERAIRHAAEVAASNGATLHGLYVLSTDAYAGLAMESSWESVDRLLREDAERAVERVRDIATEADATIPVETAVVEGKPSHEIVRYAEREDCDLVVMGTHGRGGIDRLLLGSVAESVIRASSIPVTAVPVGAEGEA; encoded by the coding sequence ATGGGCACCTACGACCGGATTCTCGTCCCGACCGACGGCTCCGATGGCGTGGAGCGGGCGATCCGACACGCCGCCGAGGTGGCCGCGAGCAACGGCGCCACGCTCCACGGGCTCTACGTCCTGAGCACCGACGCGTACGCGGGACTGGCGATGGAATCCTCGTGGGAGAGCGTCGACCGCCTCCTCCGCGAGGATGCGGAACGAGCGGTCGAACGGGTGCGCGACATCGCTACGGAGGCGGACGCGACCATCCCGGTCGAGACGGCGGTGGTGGAGGGCAAGCCCAGCCACGAAATCGTCCGCTACGCCGAACGCGAGGACTGTGACCTCGTCGTGATGGGCACCCACGGCCGCGGCGGCATCGACCGTCTCCTCCTCGGCAGCGTCGCGGAGTCCGTCATTCGGGCGTCGTCGATTCCGGTGACGGCGGTTCCCGTCGGGGCCGAAGGGGAGGCGTAA